In the genome of Enterobacteriaceae endosymbiont of Donacia marginata, one region contains:
- a CDS encoding exodeoxyribonuclease V subunit gamma, with amino-acid sequence MFTSYYSNNINILLDIIKIQIKKNPLKNPLTPEIILFDQHKNFSKLIKIYFSKILGIYSNIEFISFDKFIWNTFIKIIPNISKNNILYKENITWLILLLIPKLIATQEFINFKKKFGSKIRNFDYLFQISTQISNLYNDYQKYQPELLFLWEKNKIFSSLNNEHQIWQAKLWREILKYYKNNLNKKLWYCSKLFFFYENYKKKILFKYNLIPERIFVLDIQNIPLIYLNLLKKIEKYVEIHILICNPSKYYWGNISENINLNKKKNINFNRLLFSWGNYCLNNINKLINLSSRYIETYIENKNLSLLDNIKNDILYLNENNLKYKKKINSLDKSIQVNICEDLYTETKLLYNNILYILKKNPNYFLHDIIVVSPNLELYVPYINAIFKNINIPINIYSNRDKIKNLDILNKFLFLLKIPYKNLTPKEIFFLLDDYYISNKFFLNKDDLEYLHYWIKDLGIKYGLNIKNFHNINLPKDQYTWKLGIYRIFLGFVLNQNIGKWKNLIPYNISLGLSKELIGKFLYFLIQLEKWKNKLNKKYFLKKWKNILLKLYQNFFPKNKFIDKNIYFIIKKIFLFLDQGINLKYKKKISIEIIIKKVQFFIKKKHKNFLFSINKLNFCSLNIFQNIFFKQIFLIGMNNDYFPKKKYPIIFDLLKNNIYKNNYLDKEKNLFLKIIISTENKLFISYTDNNKINNNISSIVKKLLLYISKNYFFKKKIINNNIIKYFNRDYKSKYIHFFNKKEFNNNIVINNIIVKKPIKINKLKINNLINFWKHPIKGFFNQKLKIYLKNLNQIKVSNTEPFTINYLQEYIINKKILRTLILNENINDLYYFYLNNGVLPYGYYGEIWWEEKIYKINQIFNYKFQKYKYIEKTYIINLKILNIFLRGKIKFFQYKKGLIKFEPKIIDIKTIISLWLKHLILCANNIDNEKINLFIYGFKKTKYNFKFLKKNKAIFLLEKYINGYLSGINHPIFLPMKSSWIWINTCYDKIKKCINNDLFIQKQAKKNFFYYWNNNNFINENNDPYFKKLNFDLNEKEWIRITKIIKKWMNDLLYYNN; translated from the coding sequence ATGTTTACAAGCTATTATTCGAATAATATTAATATTTTATTAGATATAATAAAAATACAAATTAAAAAAAACCCTTTAAAAAATCCTTTAACTCCAGAAATAATTTTATTTGATCAACATAAAAATTTTTCTAAATTAATTAAGATTTATTTTTCAAAAATTTTAGGAATATATAGTAATATTGAATTTATTTCTTTTGATAAATTTATTTGGAATACTTTTATAAAAATTATACCTAATATATCTAAAAATAATATTTTATATAAAGAAAATATTACTTGGCTAATATTATTATTAATTCCTAAATTAATAGCTACTCAAGAATTTATAAATTTTAAAAAAAAATTTGGATCTAAAATTAGAAATTTTGATTATTTATTTCAAATATCTACTCAAATTTCTAATTTATATAATGATTATCAAAAATATCAACCAGAATTATTATTTTTATGGGAAAAAAATAAAATTTTTTCATCTTTAAATAATGAACATCAAATATGGCAAGCTAAATTATGGAGAGAAATATTAAAATATTATAAAAATAATCTTAATAAAAAATTATGGTATTGTAGTAAATTATTTTTTTTTTATGAAAATTATAAAAAAAAAATATTATTTAAATATAATTTAATTCCAGAAAGAATTTTTGTATTAGATATACAAAATATTCCTTTAATATATTTAAATTTATTAAAAAAAATAGAAAAATATGTAGAAATACATATTTTAATATGTAATCCTTCTAAATACTATTGGGGTAATATTTCCGAAAATATTAATCTAAATAAAAAAAAAAATATTAATTTTAATAGATTATTATTTTCTTGGGGTAATTATTGTTTAAATAATATAAATAAATTAATAAATTTATCATCTAGATATATTGAAACTTATATAGAAAATAAAAATCTAAGTTTATTAGATAATATAAAAAATGATATCTTGTATTTAAATGAAAATAATTTAAAATATAAAAAAAAAATTAATTCTTTAGATAAATCTATTCAGGTAAATATCTGTGAAGATCTTTATACTGAAACAAAATTATTATATAACAATATATTATATATTTTAAAAAAAAATCCAAATTATTTTTTACACGATATTATCGTTGTATCACCTAATTTAGAATTATATGTTCCATATATTAATGCAATATTTAAAAATATTAATATACCTATTAATATATATTCTAACCGAGATAAAATAAAAAATTTAGATATTTTAAATAAATTTTTATTCTTATTAAAAATACCATATAAAAATCTAACTCCTAAAGAAATATTTTTTTTATTAGATGATTATTATATATCTAATAAATTTTTTTTAAATAAAGATGATTTAGAATATTTACATTATTGGATAAAAGATTTAGGAATTAAATATGGTTTAAATATAAAAAATTTTCATAATATTAATTTACCTAAAGATCAATATACATGGAAATTAGGTATTTATCGTATTTTTTTAGGTTTTGTTTTAAATCAAAATATAGGTAAATGGAAAAATTTAATTCCATATAATATATCTCTTGGATTATCAAAAGAATTAATAGGCAAATTTCTTTATTTTTTAATTCAATTAGAAAAATGGAAAAATAAACTTAATAAAAAATATTTTTTAAAAAAATGGAAAAATATTTTATTAAAACTTTATCAAAATTTTTTTCCTAAAAATAAATTTATAGATAAAAATATATATTTCATTATAAAGAAAATTTTTTTATTTCTTGATCAAGGTATTAATTTAAAATATAAAAAAAAAATTTCAATTGAAATAATTATAAAAAAAGTTCAATTTTTTATCAAAAAAAAACATAAAAATTTTTTATTTTCTATAAATAAACTTAATTTTTGTTCTTTAAACATATTTCAAAATATATTTTTTAAACAAATTTTTCTAATTGGAATGAATAATGATTATTTTCCAAAAAAAAAATATCCTATTATTTTTGATTTATTAAAAAATAATATTTATAAAAATAATTATTTAGATAAAGAAAAAAATTTATTTTTAAAAATAATTATTTCTACAGAAAATAAATTATTTATTAGTTATACTGATAACAATAAAATTAATAATAATATATCTAGTATAGTAAAAAAATTATTATTATATATTTCTAAAAATTATTTTTTTAAAAAAAAAATAATTAATAATAATATTATTAAATATTTTAATCGGGATTATAAAAGTAAATATATTCATTTTTTTAATAAAAAAGAATTTAATAATAATATTGTTATTAACAATATTATTGTTAAAAAACCTATAAAAATTAATAAATTAAAAATTAATAATCTTATTAATTTTTGGAAACATCCAATCAAAGGATTTTTTAATCAAAAATTAAAAATATATTTAAAAAATTTAAATCAAATAAAAGTATCTAATACGGAACCATTTACAATTAATTATTTACAAGAATATATTATAAATAAAAAAATATTACGTACATTAATTTTAAATGAAAATATTAATGATTTATATTATTTTTATTTAAATAATGGAGTTTTGCCTTATGGGTATTATGGAGAAATATGGTGGGAGGAAAAAATATATAAAATTAATCAAATATTTAATTATAAATTTCAAAAATATAAATATATAGAAAAAACTTATATAATTAATTTAAAAATTTTAAATATTTTTTTAAGAGGAAAAATAAAATTTTTTCAATATAAAAAAGGTTTAATTAAATTTGAACCTAAAATAATAGATATTAAAACTATTATTAGTCTTTGGCTTAAACATTTAATTTTATGTGCAAATAATATTGATAATGAAAAAATAAATTTATTTATTTATGGTTTTAAAAAAACCAAATATAATTTCAAATTTTTAAAAAAAAATAAAGCTATTTTTTTATTAGAAAAATATATAAATGGTTATTTATCTGGTATAAATCATCCTATTTTTTTACCTATGAAAAGTTCTTGGATTTGGATAAATACTTGTTATGATAAAATAAAAAAATGTATTAATAATGATTTATTCATACAAAAACAAGCAAAAAAAAATTTTTTTTATTATTGGAATAATAATAACTTTATTAATGAAAATAATGATCCATATTTTAAAAAATTAAATTTTGATTTAAATGAAAAAGAATGGATAAGAATTACAAAAATAATAAAAAAATGGATGAATGATTTATTATATTATAATAATTAA
- the lgt gene encoding prolipoprotein diacylglyceryl transferase, producing the protein MYKKYFLFPNINPIFLKINKINIYWYGIMYFLSFILVKKISYIRNKNNNFWKKEEINNLLCFCFLGLLLGGKIGCVLLYNTHFFIKNPIILIKVWTGGMSFFGGLIGTIIVIFYISYIKKKKFLQITDFIVPMIPIGIGMGRIGNFINSELWGKVTNVPWAIIFPNSIKKDLIYLKKNLKYKKIFIQYGNLPRHPTQIYESLLEGIMLFLILNIIFKKNIFTGYKSILFLLFYGIIRFFIEYFREPDIQFNLFKNYIILTIDQLFSIIMIISGIILFIKKKSFN; encoded by the coding sequence ATGTATAAAAAATATTTTTTATTTCCAAACATAAACCCAATTTTTTTAAAAATAAATAAAATAAATATTTACTGGTATGGAATTATGTATTTTCTTAGTTTTATTTTAGTAAAAAAAATTTCTTATATAAGAAATAAAAATAATAATTTCTGGAAAAAAGAAGAAATTAATAATTTATTATGTTTCTGTTTTTTAGGTTTATTATTAGGAGGTAAGATAGGATGTGTATTATTATACAATACACATTTTTTTATAAAAAATCCAATTATTTTAATAAAAGTTTGGACAGGAGGGATGTCATTTTTTGGTGGGTTAATAGGAACTATTATAGTTATATTTTATATTTCTTATATAAAAAAAAAAAAATTTTTACAAATTACAGATTTTATAGTACCTATGATACCTATTGGTATTGGAATGGGAAGAATAGGAAATTTTATTAATAGTGAATTATGGGGAAAAGTAACAAATGTTCCATGGGCTATTATATTTCCTAATTCAATTAAAAAAGATCTAATTTATCTAAAAAAAAATTTAAAATATAAAAAAATTTTTATACAATATGGTAATTTACCTAGACATCCAACACAAATTTATGAATCTTTATTAGAAGGTATAATGTTATTTTTAATATTAAATATAATTTTTAAAAAAAATATATTTACAGGATATAAATCTATTTTATTCCTACTTTTTTATGGTATAATAAGATTTTTTATTGAATATTTTAGAGAACCAGATATTCAATTTAATTTATTTAAAAATTATATTATTTTAACTATTGATCAATTATTTTCAATAATTATGATAATTAGTGGAATAATTTTATTTATAAAAAAAAAATCATTTAATTAA
- a CDS encoding MutH/Sau3AI family endonuclease, with the protein MREIFSTFIPNENILFLRAKLITGYYIIDIARWLNYKISDNTKKDKGIIGKLIEFYLIGKKKNNLSNQDIPYLGIEIKTITINLNNKSINNSFICSLPLVNKNLFYFYKSKLYNKLSKILWIPIIIKNINTPILKRRIGKPFFWIPTIDDKIKLNYDWSNLIKLLILGKIKNINSYNGYILLIKNKGKKKSFTKTINNLGKTISVPPKALYFKKNFLNSLLKNNY; encoded by the coding sequence ATGAGAGAAATTTTTTCTACTTTTATTCCTAATGAAAATATTTTGTTTTTAAGAGCAAAATTAATAACAGGATATTATATAATAGATATTGCAAGATGGTTAAATTATAAAATATCTGATAATACTAAAAAAGATAAAGGAATAATAGGAAAATTAATAGAATTTTATTTAATAGGTAAAAAAAAAAATAATTTATCTAATCAAGATATACCATATCTTGGTATAGAAATTAAAACAATAACTATTAATTTAAATAATAAAAGTATAAATAATAGTTTTATTTGTTCTTTACCTTTAGTGAATAAAAATCTTTTTTACTTTTATAAAAGTAAATTATATAATAAATTATCTAAAATTTTATGGATACCTATTATTATTAAAAATATAAATACTCCTATTCTTAAAAGAAGAATAGGTAAACCATTTTTTTGGATACCAACTATAGATGATAAAATAAAATTAAATTATGATTGGTCTAATTTAATAAAATTATTAATTTTAGGAAAAATAAAAAATATAAATTCTTATAATGGTTATATTTTATTAATAAAAAATAAAGGTAAAAAAAAATCTTTTACTAAAACTATAAATAATTTAGGTAAAACTATATCTGTTCCTCCAAAAGCTTTATATTTTAAAAAAAATTTTTTAAATTCTTTATTAAAGAATAATTATTAA
- the recD gene encoding exodeoxyribonuclease V subunit alpha, which produces MQYFFKKLCEIGIIRLIDFYLASILIPEEQKYLKYSITLLSNSISKGNICLPISKLYLNIDIKNQKNIFFIKKIKEINQITNWKNILYQNKEIISNGKKITPIILENNCLYLYKLWDEENTIVKNFLKNKFILINQDKIKNILKFLFINNNKNDFFHKQAICAALTHKISIISGSPGTGKTSIVSKIIFTFIKIFNYPFKIRVAATTGKASVRLTQSINNFFKKISLNLINKNEKKNIPSKATTIHNLLKMKIYTEETLYNHQNKLDLDLLIIDEASMINVNLMSIILKSLSKKTKLILLGDEYQLPSIEYGNMFKDLCYFKNFFFTKEYFIWLNMINNNKLQENNNIPKFFFRNFITVLQHNYRYLNSSGINKLALMIKNGDIKKIKELFLLKKYTDINYINILNEKKYKLMINSFINEYKKYFIFLKKNNNHKDILRKFNSYQIICAIKHGFFGTKIINNIIEKELFNKKFLINNIFYNNWYIGRPIIINQNNNFLNLFNGDIGITFFDENDKKLKVKFLLSNSKYQIISIKNLPSYDIAYAITTHKAQGSEFENISLVLPNKFYPILTRELIYTAITRAKKKINIYSHKSIFYKAIKSKIKRFSNIKKKIINYLENSYL; this is translated from the coding sequence ATGCAATATTTTTTTAAAAAATTATGTGAAATAGGTATTATTAGATTAATTGATTTTTATTTAGCATCTATATTAATACCAGAAGAACAAAAATATTTAAAATATTCAATTACATTACTTAGTAATAGTATTAGTAAAGGTAATATTTGTTTACCAATATCTAAATTATATTTAAATATTGATATTAAAAATCAAAAAAATATCTTTTTTATAAAAAAAATAAAAGAAATAAATCAAATTACAAATTGGAAAAACATATTATATCAAAATAAAGAAATTATTAGTAATGGTAAAAAAATTACCCCTATTATTTTAGAAAATAATTGTCTTTATTTATATAAATTATGGGATGAAGAAAATACAATAGTAAAAAATTTTCTTAAAAATAAATTTATACTTATAAACCAAGATAAAATTAAAAATATATTAAAATTTTTATTTATTAATAATAATAAAAATGATTTTTTTCACAAACAAGCTATTTGTGCTGCTTTAACACATAAGATTAGTATTATTAGTGGTTCTCCAGGTACCGGGAAAACAAGTATAGTATCTAAAATAATTTTTACATTTATAAAAATTTTTAATTATCCTTTTAAAATTAGGGTTGCGGCCACTACTGGCAAAGCTTCTGTAAGGCTAACCCAATCTATAAATAATTTTTTTAAAAAAATATCTTTAAATTTAATAAATAAAAATGAAAAAAAAAATATTCCTAGTAAAGCAACTACTATACATAATTTATTAAAAATGAAAATTTATACTGAAGAAACTCTATATAATCATCAAAATAAATTAGATTTAGATCTATTAATAATAGATGAAGCATCTATGATTAATGTTAATTTAATGTCTATTATTTTAAAATCTTTATCTAAAAAAACCAAATTAATATTATTAGGAGATGAATATCAATTACCTTCAATAGAATATGGTAATATGTTTAAAGATTTATGCTATTTTAAAAATTTTTTTTTTACAAAAGAATATTTTATATGGTTAAATATGATAAATAATAATAAATTACAAGAAAATAATAATATCCCAAAATTTTTTTTCCGTAATTTTATTACTGTACTACAACATAATTATAGATATTTAAATAGTTCTGGTATTAATAAATTAGCTTTAATGATTAAAAATGGAGATATTAAAAAAATTAAAGAATTATTTTTATTAAAAAAATATACTGATATTAATTATATTAATATTTTGAATGAAAAAAAATATAAATTAATGATTAACTCATTTATTAATGAGTATAAAAAATATTTTATATTTTTAAAAAAAAATAATAATCACAAAGATATTTTAAGAAAATTTAATTCTTATCAAATTATATGTGCAATTAAACATGGTTTCTTTGGTACAAAAATAATTAATAATATTATAGAAAAAGAATTATTTAATAAAAAATTTTTAATAAATAATATTTTTTATAATAATTGGTATATAGGTAGACCTATTATTATTAATCAAAATAATAATTTTTTAAATTTATTTAATGGAGATATTGGAATTACTTTTTTTGATGAAAATGATAAAAAATTAAAAGTCAAATTTTTATTATCTAATAGTAAATATCAAATAATATCTATTAAAAATTTACCATCTTATGATATAGCTTATGCAATAACTACACATAAAGCTCAAGGATCAGAATTTGAAAATATATCATTAGTATTACCAAATAAATTTTATCCTATTTTAACTAGAGAATTAATTTATACTGCAATTACAAGAGCTAAAAAAAAAATAAATATTTATAGTCATAAATCAATTTTTTATAAAGCAATAAAATCAAAAATTAAAAGATTTTCTAATATTAAAAAAAAAATAATTAACTATTTAGAAAATAGTTATTTATAA
- the recB gene encoding exodeoxyribonuclease V subunit beta → MIKKIIKLKEFDPFKENLQGQYLIEASAGTGKTFTIIILYLRMLLGLHQKNYNGLPLTVEQILVVTFTDIATQDLCKRIKKSIRILRKGCLEKKSKYDIINYFIKKIKDHKIAHNLLLKAELNMHNASIYTIHSFCQKILNFKNYEIYDFFSNKKIISDESILQQEASVNFWRKYFYNLPKKIARIIFSYWKNPFDLLNTLTPFLLKKPFPKIKNLIKNKDFYIQFYKNIKYIKIIKKYWIKYKNNIFNIITNSSVNKHIYNQKLINKWINIIDLWTFTESKDNFYPQELSKFSQKFLINNTINNTKIPKYILFKYIDIFLQKFNDLKFLIILKAIKYINKYTTKKKKIKNEISFNDLLIILNKGLNSPFGIKIAKDIKKLFPVILVDEFQDTDIQQYNILKKIYINKLNSIIILIGDPKQAIYSFRGADIFTYLKASFEIKKCYTLKNNWRSSRTMVNSINKIFSNRSYPFLFKNIIFYPLRYTTKKLNYNFIINKKIIPGITFWFINKTIDINAYKQKIAYTCAYEICQLIILGEKNKVFFQKNYKNQKIKISDITVLVRNRFEASILQKEFIKFKLPSIYLSDTDNIFEKEETKELILLLKTILKPNKEQKIINILSSTLFNVNLSFFIENKEKNYIKKIIDKFINYKSIWEKYGILTMLETIFIKDVLFYKKNTINNFIEKKIKNILYLGELIQISCINMINCKQIIEWLSQQIVNTNKNLLNKQVKLHYDVNKIKIMTIHKSKGLQFPIVWLPFISSNIIDSINKDAVIYHDRKNFKSILDFKKDKESKIFFLEESLAENLRLLYVSLTRSIFHCSIGIANIKFFNLKKLNLYLKYFNALDFLLKKKNNISNIQLEKILNNLKNNDISIKIIKKKNLIKIDDKILKKPKKKLLFTHKINNFFFKNKIISNFSKIKKQQNINFNYLNNIKNIFINPNKNQFKKTQYNFPHGKKIGIILHKILEKLDFTQIISRKFIKEELIKKNINFTWHIMLTNWFNNILKKPISNKNIILNKIDNKNKKTEFKFYLSIKKTFSSTKYNNCISKYDIISYNLYKLKFKVIEGFLSGIIDLIFLWEKKYYIIDYKSTWLGNDHKKYKKKYIQNDICLNRYDIQYQIYSLALHKYLKYRISNYNYKKHFGGVIYLYIRGINNKKNQNGIWITKPSLKLINELNKLFI, encoded by the coding sequence ATGATAAAAAAAATAATAAAATTAAAAGAATTTGATCCGTTTAAAGAAAATTTACAAGGACAATATCTTATTGAAGCATCTGCTGGTACTGGAAAAACATTTACTATTATTATTTTATATTTAAGAATGCTTTTAGGTTTACATCAAAAAAATTATAATGGACTTCCATTAACTGTGGAACAAATTTTAGTAGTAACTTTTACTGATATTGCAACACAAGATTTATGTAAAAGAATTAAAAAAAGTATTCGTATCTTAAGAAAGGGATGTTTAGAAAAAAAAAGTAAATATGATATTATAAATTATTTTATTAAAAAAATTAAAGATCATAAAATAGCTCATAATTTATTATTAAAAGCTGAATTAAATATGCATAATGCATCTATTTATACAATACATTCTTTTTGTCAAAAAATTTTAAATTTTAAAAATTATGAAATTTATGATTTTTTTTCTAATAAAAAAATTATTAGTGATGAATCAATTTTACAGCAAGAAGCTTCTGTTAATTTTTGGAGAAAATATTTTTATAATTTACCAAAAAAAATAGCAAGAATAATTTTTTCTTATTGGAAAAATCCTTTTGATTTATTAAATACATTAACCCCTTTTTTATTAAAAAAACCTTTTCCAAAAATTAAAAATTTAATTAAAAATAAAGATTTTTATATACAATTTTATAAAAATATAAAATATATTAAAATAATAAAAAAATATTGGATAAAATATAAAAATAATATATTTAATATTATTACTAATTCTAGTGTAAATAAACATATTTATAATCAGAAATTAATAAATAAATGGATAAATATTATTGATTTATGGACTTTTACAGAAAGTAAAGATAATTTTTATCCTCAGGAATTATCTAAATTTTCTCAAAAATTTTTAATTAATAATACAATTAATAATACTAAAATACCAAAATATATATTATTTAAATATATAGATATTTTTTTGCAAAAATTTAATGATTTAAAATTTTTAATAATTTTAAAAGCTATAAAATATATAAATAAATATACCACAAAAAAAAAAAAAATTAAAAATGAGATAAGTTTTAATGATTTATTAATTATTTTAAATAAAGGATTAAATAGCCCATTTGGTATAAAAATTGCAAAAGATATAAAAAAATTATTTCCTGTAATATTAGTTGATGAATTTCAAGATACAGATATACAACAATATAATATTCTAAAAAAAATTTATATTAATAAATTAAATAGTATAATTATACTAATTGGTGATCCTAAACAAGCTATTTATTCTTTTAGAGGAGCTGATATTTTTACCTATTTAAAAGCTTCATTTGAAATAAAAAAATGTTATACATTAAAAAATAACTGGCGTTCTTCTAGAACTATGGTAAATAGTATAAATAAAATTTTTTCTAATAGATCTTATCCTTTTTTATTTAAAAATATTATTTTTTATCCCCTTAGATATACAACTAAAAAATTAAATTATAATTTTATTATTAATAAAAAAATTATACCTGGTATAACTTTCTGGTTTATTAATAAAACTATTGATATTAATGCATATAAACAAAAAATAGCATATACATGTGCATATGAAATATGTCAATTAATAATTTTGGGAGAAAAAAATAAAGTATTTTTTCAAAAAAATTATAAAAATCAAAAAATTAAAATTTCAGATATAACAGTTTTAGTAAGAAATCGTTTTGAAGCTTCTATTTTACAAAAAGAATTTATTAAATTTAAACTACCTTCTATTTATTTATCTGATACAGATAATATTTTTGAAAAAGAGGAAACAAAGGAATTAATTCTATTATTAAAAACTATTTTAAAACCAAATAAAGAACAAAAAATTATTAATATTTTATCAAGTACATTATTTAATGTTAATTTATCTTTTTTTATAGAGAATAAAGAAAAAAATTATATAAAAAAAATAATTGATAAATTTATTAATTATAAATCTATTTGGGAAAAATATGGTATTTTAACTATGTTAGAAACAATATTTATAAAAGATGTTCTTTTTTATAAAAAAAATACTATTAATAATTTTATAGAAAAAAAAATAAAAAATATTTTATATTTAGGAGAATTAATTCAAATATCATGTATAAATATGATAAATTGCAAGCAAATTATAGAATGGTTATCACAACAAATTGTAAATACTAATAAAAATTTATTAAATAAACAAGTAAAATTACATTATGATGTTAATAAAATAAAAATTATGACAATACATAAATCAAAAGGATTACAATTTCCTATTGTTTGGTTACCATTTATTTCTTCAAATATTATAGATTCTATAAATAAAGATGCAGTTATTTATCATGACAGAAAAAATTTTAAATCAATTTTAGATTTTAAAAAAGATAAAGAAAGTAAAATCTTCTTTTTAGAAGAATCACTTGCTGAAAATTTAAGACTATTATACGTTTCATTAACAAGATCAATTTTCCATTGTAGTATTGGAATTGCTAATATCAAATTTTTTAATTTAAAAAAATTAAATTTATATTTAAAATATTTTAATGCTTTAGATTTTTTACTTAAAAAAAAAAATAATATCTCCAATATACAATTGGAAAAAATTTTAAATAATTTAAAAAATAATGATATTTCAATTAAAATAATAAAAAAAAAAAACTTAATAAAAATAGATGATAAAATTCTAAAAAAACCAAAAAAAAAATTATTATTTACACATAAAATTAATAATTTCTTTTTTAAAAATAAAATAATATCTAATTTTTCTAAAATAAAAAAACAACAAAATATTAATTTTAATTATTTAAATAATATAAAAAATATATTTATAAATCCAAATAAAAATCAATTTAAAAAAACACAATATAATTTTCCACATGGTAAAAAAATAGGTATTATATTACATAAGATTTTAGAAAAATTAGATTTTACCCAAATAATCTCTAGAAAATTTATTAAAGAAGAATTAATAAAAAAAAACATTAATTTTACCTGGCATATTATGTTAACTAATTGGTTTAATAATATTTTAAAAAAACCAATAAGTAATAAAAATATTATTTTAAATAAAATAGATAATAAAAATAAAAAAACAGAATTTAAATTTTATTTATCTATAAAAAAAACATTTTCATCCACAAAATATAATAATTGTATAAGTAAATATGATATAATTTCTTATAATTTATATAAATTAAAATTTAAAGTAATAGAAGGATTTTTATCAGGTATAATTGATCTAATTTTTTTATGGGAAAAAAAATACTATATTATAGATTATAAATCTACTTGGTTAGGTAATGATCATAAAAAATATAAAAAAAAATATATTCAAAATGATATATGTTTAAATCGTTATGATATACAATATCAAATTTACTCTTTAGCTTTACATAAATATTTAAAATATCGTATTAGTAATTATAATTATAAAAAACATTTTGGAGGAGTAATATACCTCTACATTAGAGGTATTAATAATAAAAAAAATCAAAATGGTATTTGGATAACAAAACCATCTTTAAAATTAATTAATGAATTAAATAAGCTATTCATTTAA